One Achromobacter xylosoxidans A8 genomic region harbors:
- a CDS encoding YqaJ viral recombinase family protein, translating into MPTSFETTDATAALTRELWAICDALPQRAAIDSREAAEWIDYMANVRPKEAVWHMRRASGIGGSEIGGLVRNRWNIRADFEFSAHDWALGKLLKKLPDEGNESTYRGTVMEPVIRQLFYAQCSAERLPSEFERLKNAVGSLNWMRYSPDELCRFRRPFPLVVDGQRHQLYGRYLADYKAPASVDASDDISFQYAAQMNQGAILCEEQGIEVDGLLLVQFDYQNCELHLNALPVDRELCAAIRETGEYYWGEVLQGRIPRYVVKEQRIITDELRAAALPLVQRLAMLSGVAKRVNEEAEAVKQSLNGLLDLSNKRMGAEKLSFPEVMSCSATPVIDEERLAERLPAEVIAECRYAGNAKAKNELDPDAVASALAAAGIDINTVIRRKLDPAKVHQALADRNIDPSLVITERPVWRSATGVADRVGDWVESMDWFRHQSDASLSETPMEPLEGSESSARIHRSTERETG; encoded by the coding sequence ATGCCTACTAGCTTCGAAACTACTGATGCTACCGCTGCGCTGACGCGTGAGCTCTGGGCCATTTGCGATGCGTTGCCGCAGCGCGCGGCCATCGACAGCCGGGAGGCTGCGGAATGGATCGACTACATGGCCAACGTGAGACCTAAAGAGGCTGTGTGGCACATGCGTCGGGCATCCGGCATCGGCGGAAGTGAGATTGGGGGGCTTGTTAGGAACCGTTGGAACATTCGAGCCGATTTCGAGTTCTCAGCGCACGATTGGGCGCTCGGGAAACTGCTCAAAAAGCTCCCAGACGAGGGTAACGAGAGCACCTATCGCGGCACCGTGATGGAGCCCGTCATCCGACAGTTGTTCTACGCCCAATGCAGCGCAGAGCGTCTTCCAAGTGAATTCGAGCGCTTGAAGAATGCGGTTGGCAGCTTGAATTGGATGCGCTACTCGCCAGATGAACTTTGTCGATTTCGCCGTCCATTCCCGCTGGTTGTAGACGGACAGCGACACCAGTTGTATGGGCGATACCTCGCCGACTATAAGGCGCCAGCATCCGTTGATGCTTCCGACGACATTTCATTTCAGTATGCCGCGCAAATGAATCAGGGGGCGATTCTCTGTGAAGAGCAGGGCATTGAAGTCGACGGTCTTCTCCTGGTTCAGTTCGATTACCAAAATTGCGAACTTCACCTGAATGCTCTTCCCGTGGATCGCGAACTCTGCGCGGCCATTCGCGAAACAGGCGAGTACTACTGGGGTGAGGTGTTGCAAGGTCGCATTCCGCGCTATGTGGTGAAAGAGCAGCGAATCATCACTGACGAACTGCGGGCCGCGGCGCTTCCACTCGTTCAACGGCTGGCCATGCTCAGCGGAGTGGCAAAGAGGGTCAACGAGGAGGCCGAGGCGGTAAAGCAATCGCTGAACGGGCTGCTCGATCTGAGCAACAAGCGAATGGGGGCCGAGAAGCTGAGCTTCCCAGAGGTAATGAGCTGCTCTGCCACACCTGTAATCGATGAAGAGCGGCTTGCGGAACGGTTGCCTGCCGAGGTAATCGCCGAGTGTCGCTATGCGGGAAACGCCAAGGCTAAGAACGAGCTGGACCCTGATGCGGTGGCAAGTGCTCTTGCGGCTGCCGGTATTGATATCAATACGGTGATTCGTCGCAAGCTTGACCCTGCGAAAGTCCATCAGGCCTTGGCCGACCGCAACATCGATCCCAGCCTCGTCATCACGGAGAGGCCCGTTTGGCGCAGCGCGACCGGCGTTGCCGACCGAGTGGGCGACTGGGTGGAAAGTATGGATTGGTTCCGCCATCAAAGCGATGCCAGTCTCAGTGAAACCCCGATGGAGCCCTTGGAGGGCTCTGAATCTTCAGCACGCATTCACCGCTCAACAGAGCGAGAAACAGGCTAA